Part of the Pseudomonas baltica genome is shown below.
CAGTTTCGACTTGCTGCAACGGCGTTTGCACACCGGCGCCGCACCGGTCGCGGGGCGTCTGGCATGAGCGCGGTGAGAACGCGCGATTATCGCGGCCTGGTCGTGCCGGTGGTGGCCGTACTGGTCTGGTGGCTGGCGGTGCAACAGGGCTGGAGTCAGTCGGGCCTGCTGGTGTCGCCTGCCAAGGTGCTCGAAACGGCCTGGGATCAGCTTGGTTCGCTGCCGTTCTGGCGTGGCCTGGGGGCGAGTCTGGCGCGGGATGTCAGTGGTTTTGCCATCGGCACCAGCCTGGGCTTGATCCTCGGTTGCGTGCTGGGTCTGTCGCCGTTGTTCGAGCGCCTGGTGGGGCCGAGCTTCAATACCTTCAAGCAAGTGTCGCTGTTCGCCTGGATCCCGCTGATCTCGGTGTGGTTCGGCCTGGGCGATGTGTCCAAGGTGGTATTCCTGTCGCTGGCGGCGCTGGTGCCGGTGGTGGTCAACACGTGCGACGGCCTGCGCAACGTGCCGCCGGGCTTGCTCGAAGTGGCGCGGGTGTATGGCTTCAGCCGCTGGCAGACCATCATCGGTGTGCTGCTGCCCGCCGCCTTGCCGTCGATCTTCACCGGCATCTACCTGGCATTGGTGTACGCCTGGCTCGCCACCATCGGCGCCGAATACCTGCTGGTGTCGGGGGAGGGCGTGGGCAATCTGCTGATCGATGGCAGCGAGCATTTTCGCATGGACCTGGTGCTGTTCGGCATGGTCGTCATCGGTGTGGTGGGCTGGACCCTCAACGCTCTGGCTCGGGCGCTGGAGCGTCGTTTGCAACGGCGTTACGGCAGTGCCGAATAAAGTCTTTCCATTCTGATCGAGGTTTCGCGCTATGCCCGCCAACGGCCTGTCCCTGCAGCACATCAGCAAGCAGTTCAACGCGCAACGCGGCAATGCCGCCGCTCTGCAGGTACTGGAGGACATCGACCTGGACATCGCGCCCGGAGAGTTCATCAGCATCGTCGGCGCCAGCGGTTGCGGCAAGTCGACGCTGTTGCGCCTGATTCTCGGCCTGGATGGCGACTATCAGGGGCGCATCCTGCTCGATGGCGCAGCCATCAGCGGTACAGGGCTGGAGCGCGGTATCGTGTTCCAGGATCATCGCTTGTTCCCGTGGCTGACCGTCGAGCAGAACGTCGCGGTGGGCCTCAAGAATGCACCGCTGTCGGCCCAGCAGAAGCATGACAGCGTACGCGAGCACATTGCCTTGGTGGGGCTGGAGAGTTTCGC
Proteins encoded:
- a CDS encoding ABC transporter permease, producing the protein MSAVRTRDYRGLVVPVVAVLVWWLAVQQGWSQSGLLVSPAKVLETAWDQLGSLPFWRGLGASLARDVSGFAIGTSLGLILGCVLGLSPLFERLVGPSFNTFKQVSLFAWIPLISVWFGLGDVSKVVFLSLAALVPVVVNTCDGLRNVPPGLLEVARVYGFSRWQTIIGVLLPAALPSIFTGIYLALVYAWLATIGAEYLLVSGEGVGNLLIDGSEHFRMDLVLFGMVVIGVVGWTLNALARALERRLQRRYGSAE
- a CDS encoding ABC transporter ATP-binding protein, with product MPANGLSLQHISKQFNAQRGNAAALQVLEDIDLDIAPGEFISIVGASGCGKSTLLRLILGLDGDYQGRILLDGAAISGTGLERGIVFQDHRLFPWLTVEQNVAVGLKNAPLSAQQKHDSVREHIALVGLESFAQAYPRQLSGGMAQRVAIARGLVNRPRVLLLDEPFGALDALTRNRLQNELQRIWAQERITMVLVTHDVDEAVFLGDRVVVMQPHPGRIRRVLDVDLPRPRRRSDSAFIALRDDLLSDFAEEHGVE